DNA from Lagenorhynchus albirostris chromosome 3, mLagAlb1.1, whole genome shotgun sequence:
ATCTATTTACAATTAAACAGCACCATGGTTTTCTCACCTAGGTTAGTTAAATGCCCAGAAAATTGTTATTCAAAGTACacgttcctttaaaataaaataaactattaagAGAGCTCcaatcctcaacaaaaaaaatctaccaactaTAGATTATTATATCACCaaatttacttaagaaaaataGATTTGAACACTTTTTTTGTCCTCCAGTTGACAAACTTTGAGAGATGTTGCTGTTCAATGTGACAcacaaattaataaggaaacattttgATGACAGGGGCATTATATTGAAATACCCTCGCATATCTCCACctccatatataaaaatactccTTTGGAATTAATGCTGCTGTTGCCTCTTGAATTTAGATTCAATTATCAGTAAACCTAAATTAAATGTAGCCACAATCTTTAAAATGATTGCATGAAAAAGAGAAGCAGTTAAAGCTCTCAGAAACATGATATGTTACAATTATAGATATGTGCAATCAGGCTATAGGAAATTTAATAGTATTTTAAACATTACATTTAAACTAGTTTCATTTTgccattaaaattaataatggtGCTTCACATCCAAAATAACATGTGAAGGTTTGATTATTTCTCATTTGAGAACAAGGTAAGTGCCTTCTTGCCTCTACTTTTCCATCTCATGGATTCTCAGGGGTTCAGAAATCACTTGGTAGCCCCCTTCTCACTTATGGGACCAACCTTGAAAAGGCTCCAAATTAAATATAATCCTTGGCAGCTTTGTTCCAGTCCTAGTACAGAAGAGTCAGGTTATCTCACCAAATTTTTCAGTCCTCTAATATAATCTGCAGATGCTTCTTAATTTGCCTCTTTGCTAGGAAAGATGAGAGAGGAAAATTCTCATCCACCACAACTACAGGTAACAATGAACTATGGAAAGCACTAAAGTATAAAGCAACATATCAACATTTGGTCTCACTGTCGATGTTTAAGTGATGTCAGTAAATATTTCACTCTAGCAAATTACGAGTTGAAATTTTTTCTAAAAGACTGAAGACAGGCACAATTCTCCCAGGCACAGACAGAATGGGTTTTCCTTACACCCTTCCTGCAAATTGGGGGAGAAGAGATAATTACTTTATTATCCTACAGTAGGAACAGCTGTACTTGATTCCATGCATTCCCTGGGATTCCCCTGAATCCCTGGAATGATTCAAGTACATTCCCAGCTGTACTTGGTTCCATGCATATCCATGCATTTGGGGGCACAGTTAGCTCTGAAAAGTTCTAAGCAGAGTAGGTAGATCAATGAAGGTTTTACATAGTAGTGTCCTTCTAAGCCTGGATATGAAACAGCTTCATTATATAGACATTTCAAAATACCTATGCAGCAAGAGGACAATAGACTTTTCAACTAAGTTATCAGTTGAAAGTCAGAGATCGGAATGCACTGACTAAATTATTGCCTAGTGTTCCAGAAAGGTGCCTGCCACCAACGTGCTGGAAGGCACCAAAATTTAGTGTGAATGTAAACAAGGAGCTCAACatatggggatggggaaagcAATATCAAAACACAATTTGCCAGTCTCTACTCCTTTATGGCTAAATATCAATTGAGCAAGGAATTAAGACCAGAAAAGAAGAGAACCTCAAGTACTGCTCTTTtcagtttccattttaaaaagctcAAGTTTTATAACTGTTATTGATGATTTCTGGAAAttgtatttgatttattttttaagaattctaTATTCACAGGTGCTTGGTGCTGTTCTGCATTGATGCAATGTTCTATTTACAGTCCAAATCATTTAAATACAGCCATTATATAGTTGttgggtattttaaaataaatggttatCTATTTCTTAACTGCCTCTTGAATTAGAAACTGTAATTACATGAGTCTCAAAGGCTGGCTCTTTgtgttttattaattattttcgtTGGTCTCCATCACAGATGGAAGTTTTCACTGGTAATTCCTCAGAACTAAATCCATTCATAAGGAATTCAGagcagtgaaaataaatttcacGCCATAGAGTAGGAaatgataacaacaataaaaaggagcAGAAGGGATCTAGGGACAGCCAGCAGGACCAGTTCAGTTCTCAACTGGTGTTGGGTTTTGCAAAGGTTGGCTCATTATAACCTGTACAACATAGTCCTTTGGGATCTTCAGCTCTTCCAACTTCATTTTGTCAGTGAGAGGTCTGCCAGAAAAGAACCACCGCTGACTAGCCGGTTCCACTCCTTCTGCTGCATGTAGCCGCCTCTTCATGTGGTACACTGTGTCTGTGCTGCGGACCACAAGTTTGAGGTCCTTGCCGGTGGAAAGGCGCAAACGGAGCTGAGATTCATACCCCGAATTGGGCGGTGGCTCAGGAATATCCAGAGTCTCTATGTCGCTCTTTTCCTCTATCATGTTGATTGGTGGTGCCAAGCAGTAGACTGGAAGCTGATACCTATTCCCCAGTTCATCATAGCACTCTGTAAGTGCACCTTAAGAAAGAGAAGATATGAAAAAGAGTTTAATCtaaatgaatgcatttttctttacatcttgcAAAATGCTCAAACATCTCATTGGCGTGCCactgtagagaaaaaaatgtaaaataaggcCAATCTCTGTCAGTGATCATCAATAATCATTATCAAGACCcatgaccagggcttccctggtggcgcagtggttgagagtccgcctgccgatgcaggggacacgtgttcgtgccctggtccgggaagatcccacatgccgcgaagcggctgggcccatgagccatggccgctgagcctgcgtgtccggagcctgtgctccgcaacgggagaggccacaacagtgagaggcccacgtaccggaaaaaaaaaaaaaaaaaaaaaaagtaaaagaaagcacACAAAATTCCAATTTACTAATATTATCAATGCTTAGACCAAATTAATGGGAGATGCCAATTACATTGGGATATCTTTTTAGGAAATGAATCagctaaccttaaaaaaaaaaaaggcaaaaacccCAGATCCCTAAGCTCAATTCTCCACAACACAGTGTTCCAGAGTGGTTCTCTTAGTGCCTAGACTTCCTAAGTTGAAGTCTTGGCCGGAAGTCCTCAGTCCAAAGAGATCACAAACTAGAGATGACAAGCTTACCAGCTGCCATTGTCTCATGCCTTATGTATGGATCTCATTAGCACAACCACCACAGAAATGACTGGGGTGTTTTATTTAACCCAAATTAGTCAATCTGTTACAGAGAAGCTTTGAgttaaaaaggaagaacaaaagaggCATGAAGTTTATAACTGGCTAGCtcaggggagggggaaaaaagtgttTATGGTTTAAAAGAAGGTATTCATGGTTAATTTCTTTGTAAAGTATAAACCATTGTAATTACCAGAGCTTCCCTTGGGGAACTTGAAAGCATACttaatgaatgttttattttaaggttATTCATAATGTGTCTTTTGCTCAAACTGGAACATTAATGTCAGCTGATTATCAATTtggataaaaaccaaaaatatctaCCATATTCAGAACACTCATACACAGGCTAATGAATATGGGGCATGGACACTGAGAAATGGTTACCAATGAACAAATGACTTAATAAACTGATCTCCATCAATAGGCTGAAAATCCAAAGCATCCCAAATGAGACTGGAACAGTCACCAATCCACCAAGGGTTGAATTGGGCCTGCTAAGTTACATAAGATGGGCTGGGGTGAGAACTCAGGCACCAAGCATTAATACACGCGAATCTCCCCTTTcctctgtatttaaaaataatgttcagcCTCTGTGTTATTCACTAATCTGAACACTGCTATGACTGTAGAAATAGATATGCTTCAAGCCCAGTTGTGATCACCAGCAATTCCCTACACTAGTAACCATCACACTGcagtataaatattatttataaatagtcAGTTGTGCAAACTTCACTGTTTATATACTTGATATAGCCTTGTCCTAAGGCAAAGAAACCTCAGTGCCTTTCAGGTGGGCTGACCATTAGGAAAACTagcaaagagaaggtggagaGTTCACTACAGACTCATCATCTCTCTCAGGAAAATACCTTCAGATATATATCCCATTGATACTGGGGCGTCAGTAATGTCAGCCTGATAGGAACaagaacatatatatttacataactgTTCTGCTAGAAAAACATTCTCTAAGAGAGGCACCATTCTAAATCATTACCTTTGGAATCAGAAGACCAAGATGATATTCCCAGCCTTGTTATTAACTAGGTGTACAACCTTGAGCAATGTTCTTTAACCTGTAATACTTCTCTCAATTAGCAAAATGAGGCAGGATAAAAATGACCTCTAACGTGATTTCCAGGTTTGCACATGCTGCTTCATCTTCATGCACCacaagagatagaaaataaaagtgcAAACCAAAGCTGTCAAACTACAGGCAGAACAATGTCTTGACCAAAAGACAGCCTATATTTTTAGCCTCCCTAGAAACCAGGACGAGAGGTGCCATGGCAGCCTCTAGCGCAGTGCTGAAACAGTAGCGCATGCCAAGCTTAAACCAAATGTACAGTCTAACAGGCACTCTGGCTCTTCCTAGAGCTGAATACTCACTCTTTCATCACAATAGAAAGCTGAGTCTTGCCCCTTCTGCCCTTCAGCCCAGCAAGTCAGGGGTTCAGTTTTCAGACTCAAATGGGTGAGAATAAAAACTCCATTGAAGAGGTACAGCTGAAGATGGCATATCTTCTTATTCTAGCTCAGGCAGCCTCCCATCTACGAGGCTGGAAATCAGCTATCCAGACTCTACTGCTTAGAAGCTCCCATATTCCAATATTTTGGGGAAAGGTAACTTGCAACTTATTTAACATGAAGTTTCCTGGTTTATTCCTTTCCTCACTCCTACCAGTCAAACTATCCTGTAATCTGAGTTATAAATATGCTCTAGTTTTAGattaaacaaaaaactaaataGGGGAAGAATTCAGGCCATGAAGTCAAACatcatttaattacatttttaggcTGCAGTTTTATGGGTTACCCTATCCCCAAATTAAATACCTGGGATCATAAAGTAtcaataaaataatcaatatagcCCAGAGCTGAATATTACCCCAAAATTACCTATTCAGAGCAAAATGACTCCTCTGCAGGCTCCAACTCTTTTGAATAATATACTCCTAAATCGTCCACCACTCTATGGCCCCACATctctttattaaagaaaaaactgcTCTGCTAATAGGGTCTCTAATCACAATCTCTTTAGGACTTCGTAAAGATCACTAGAAAACAATTCTCGCGTTCCAGAGTTGCTGCATGAACACTTACTAAACACCTAGAAGTGTGCAGGATATGTCACTGGCACTAAGTAGAGAAGGTTACAAGACAGCCAAGACTGTCCTTGACCCCCAGGAGCTTATAATCAAGGTGAGCAGACACAGCATACCCACCAAAGATTTAAATACAAATTGACACTGAAAATCAAATATAGGAGCTGAGATATCACACAATAGAAATGTGACTAGAGTTGGTAGAGCCAAGAAGGAAAAATTCTGTAGAAATAGTGTGTTCTGGGCATGACACAGAATACAAATGTAGGGCATCCCAAGAAATACGAATGATATGGAAACAAGAATTAgtacaagagggacttccctggtggtgcagtggttaagactccacgctcccaatgcaggggacccaggtcaatccctggccagggaactagatcccacatgctgcaactaagagtttgcatgccacaactgaggagccctcgagccacaactaaggaacccgcttgctgcaactaagacccagtgcaaccaaataaataaatatttttttaaaagaagaattagtACAAGATAAGTAGGGGATAACAAGTGGCTCTGCTGAGGTGGAATACACAATCAATGGTGTGAAATTACTAAACAGAGAGCAATAGTGAAAACCTGATAGGAGGGTTCAGGAGTTTAGACTTAATACCTTAGGAAATTTCTAGAGGAGGCTAGTATAGGTACATGTGGCTAATATAGGTCCATGagtcattcatccaacaaatattgagtgcctactatacgCCAAGCAATGTTTCAGGTGCTAGGGTTATGCTAGTGAAGAAGACAAAGcctaaagattattttattatttgcatgAAGGGAGAGTGACTGACTGGAATCAGGGGGCCCTGCTAAAATGACTGGCTGGCTAACAATGCAAAGAAATGGATCTGAGAGAACTGGTGGTAAGGGGTGAGACCTAATGATAGGTTAGGAAAGGAATCACCTAATCAGGGGATAAGAGTGACAGAGAATTTAGGGTTACAAGATTCTCTgcttggattctttttttgtttttaatttatttatttatgtatttatttttggctgcattgggtcttcattgctgcgtgtgggctttgtctagttgtggcaagcggaggctactcttcgttgcggtgcgcaggcttctcattgtggtggcttctcttgttgcggagcacaggctctaggcgtgcaggcttcagtagttgtggcacacagtctcagtagttgtggcttgcaggctctagagcgctggctcagtagttgtgacacacgggcttagctgtctgcggcatgtgggatcttcctggaaccagggatcgaacccatgtccgctgcactggcaggcagattctcaaccactgcgccaccagggaagccctctgcttggATTCTTAACTGCTTCAGGTTCAGGGAGATACTTCAATTGAGTTATCTGAAGGTAACTGAAGAAGCATATTGGGAAAAGGGTAAAAGCAGTTTGTAGAGTAATAATCTCGAATGTGTAAGTttaaacataaaagcaaacaCTTAAGAGGGCTTACTAGCTCtgtctaagcactttacatacattaacacttaatcctcacaacagccctctaAGGTAAGTCTATCatactcattttacaaatgggaaaattgAAGAAGAGAGAGGTAGCTTGCCCAGGGTCAGAGACAGTTAAGTAACACAGTAAAATAATCTGATTCCTGAAGAAGTCAATGTGTAACACAGGGATAAGGCTATAGGGCTTGTGACAGCTCTACGAGACTCCCAGGTTAATGATATGGTTaaggagaggaagaaatgtgCTTGGAAAAAGGCAGAGGACAAATATCAGAGGGATGAAGAACCAAATGTGAATCACAAGGAGCAAGAAACCAACACTCCAAATGCAGCCCAACAATACGTTTGCCAGTGATGTTAGTGACAGGTCAAAGAAGCATCTGGAAGATGAGGTAAAATAAAGTGTTGACTAAGAAGTTTCAGTGCTGCGAAGCCACCACATGTAGTGACAAAATGGACCTATTACTATCACTGTCTCATCTATGATATTTGAGAGCAATGTGTAAAAAACAGGGCACGGTTAGAAGAGAGTTTTGCTTAAAGAAACACTGTATTTAAACACAGAAGGGAAGGAACCACTCTAAAAGTTGATAACATAAGGATTTTTTTACGTTTCCAAAAATCACTCCTAGCTATGTTTGCACATGCAATTTACAAAAGGCTTTTAATCATCACCCACTGGCCACTGACGGTGCAGTTCATCTAATAATTCTTCACTAGTTCTAAAGACATTCTAGCCAGGCTTGCTTAGATTGTTCACCTAAgtacttgtctttttttccccttctcctcaaaAACCCATTATAGGCCTCACTCAAGTCCTAGCAGACACAGATGGCCACCGGGATAAATGACTGCCAGGCCACTGCTTCCGCAGGTCAGGAACCCCTGAAAGCTCCCCAGGGTAGGAAGAACACTGCCAAGACTACCTTCTGTTCTGATttcatacataattttttttttttttttttttttttttttgtggtacgcgggcctctcactgctgtggcctctcccattgcggagcacaggctccggacgtgcaggctcagcagccatggctcacaggcctagctgctccgcggcatgtcggatcttcccggactgggacacgaacccatgtcccctgcatcggcaggcggactctcaaccactgcgcccccagggaagccccatacataattttttgaagttgtttttatttatcttctatCTAGATGACTGGCTCAGATGTTCTATTTTCCTTGGTCAACACTTTTCTATGGCTGTTTTTAATTAGgcttcaaaatatttcacaagaaACTTATAAAGACTAAATTATAtaccaaataataaaaatagctttacTAAATGCCAGAACGTCTAACACTTTACTCTTTCTCAAGTAGCTTTCAGGTTAAAAAGAAAGACGTCTTTTTAAGCATTCGAAGGCCTCACTGGTTTTCCCTCTATGTTCGCTCCTGCAAGACTGCAGCTCAGTCTTAAAATTTTTACCACATGAGACTTGCAGAGCTACATGAACAAATctgcaaaagttaaaaataaatttttatgtaagGAAACTTTTGAGGATATTAAAATGTTAccttgattgtagtgatggtttcatgggtgtttACATGTCAAAGCTAACCaaactatacactttaaatatgtgctgtttAGTGTTCTTCAATATACCTCAAAAGAGttgaaaacatttaatatttaaaacatactaGCAATCTGATGTAGAAAATGGTCCTcccaaaattaattaagaaattaGGAAAGCAATATCCTAGAACTGCAAGGCTTTTGTCACATTGGGGGTTTCTTCCAAGGATGAGAAAAGACGTCTTTATTCTCGACTTCACTTTTCTAACTGATCCAGAACGTGTGAACTCTTCATAAAACATGACTTCCTAAGAcaacagaagacctaaacacatAAGTGAGTTGGACACagctaaaaaggaaaagaacactgaaataacagaaagaatgggaaggaaagaaagagtggGTTAGACCTATGATTCAGGCAGCCCACTGTTGAGCCTGACAGAGGAATAGAAGACTGGAGAAGCAGTAAATGTGATAGAAGGAACAGTGGCTTTGAAGCCATCACACCCAAATTTTAATTTGAATCCTAATCTTGGACATATTCAGTCTGTTTCCTCAAGGACTATACTATCTACCTCACAAAGTaggtgtaaggattaaataataaaacacatgCAAATTGACTAGTACATATAATGCCAGTTCCCTTCTCATACAAGTTTTAAATCTCAGAACCAGACTTACGGAGGAGAGCTCACCAATAGCAATATCACAAAGGATCAAAGTTTCATAATGTTTGAGCCCACTGCTTTATGCTTCATGGGGTCCTTTACAAACCTCACAATaatgtcaaaagggccatcgaaATTACCCTTCATCCAGGTGTTATGAGCCGTCTTTCAGGACTAACAAATTACAGGCTCTCTCATGCAAACACTTTGCTGGGAATTATATTAAGCTTATGTCTGATAGTCAGGCTTTAGGAGAAGCAGGTTCAGTTGTCTCATTCCACCAAATTAGCTATTAAGACTGGGATTCAGAAGTACCAAGTCTATCATCTCTTCTAGCAAGCACAGGTGAAAAGTGGCTTAGTTTGGATGTATTACCAAAGTCTTACGATGGTTAGACCATGATTAAGAGCTTGTGTAACATTTGGCCACATTTCTAACAGGACACTGATCTTTAATTCCAACTCTTTAAAAGGAACAGAGGAACAGACCAGCAGCACTCAGGCACTGGTTTATTTAGCTGACCTGGCTTTACAGAAGTGGAAGTCGGTGCAGTACACTTCCTGGGACCACATCAGAAACCCTGCTTTCCGTCCACCCCCACCACCAGAATGGCAAAGAAAGGAGGTCTTCTTCAGAGACAAGCCTCCTGACTCAGGGACAAACTCCCACCTCAGCTATTTTAGGCCCTTTGTTGCTCTACCTGAAGAAAAAGGGTGACAGCAGCCGAGGAGTGGATAAAGCTACACTGTGTAACTCCAAATCATTTTTGTTTCGTTGAGgatagagagaggaaaaggatatAACATTTATGATTAGTCAGTCATCAGATTCTTTATTAAGGCCCCATTTCATTTCTAAACACAAGTCTGGTAAAAATCCTCTGTCTCTCATGTATGTACAATTTTCATGCTTTCGTTCTTAAGCTTTATGTTCATGAATTAAGTTTATTAAATGACAAATTCTTATAGGGACCTTTAAAGGAATCAGAATTCatggcttgcttttttttttttaattaatttattttatttatttatttttggctgcgttgggtcttcgttgctgtgtgcgggctttctctagttgtggtgagcgggggctactcttcatctcggtgtacgggcttcttgcggtggcttctcttgttgcagagcacaggctctaagcgcccgggcttcaggagttgtggctcgcaggctctagggcgtagtctcagtagttgtggcgcacggacttagctgctccgcagcatgtgggatcttcccagaccaggactcgaagccgtgtcccctgcattggcaggcagattcttaaccactgcaccaccagagaagccccatggCTTGCTTCTGAATGGGCGTCTAACACacttaaaggaaagagaaacaaggcCTACACATATGCATTTCCTATCTGTCCATGTCTGAGAGAATTCACTTGTTTCTCTTTAGTATTAATAGAAGTATATCATTTTAAAgtattctagggacttccctggtggcacagtggttaagaatccgcctgccaatgcaggggacacgggttcgagccctggtccgggaagatcccacatgccatggg
Protein-coding regions in this window:
- the UBTD2 gene encoding ubiquitin domain-containing protein 2 isoform X1, with protein sequence MGGCVGAQHDSSGSLNENSEGTGVALGRNQPLKKEKPKWKSDYPMTDGQLRSKRDEFWDTAPAFEGRKEIWDALKAAAHAFENNDHELAQAIIDGANITLPHGALTECYDELGNRYQLPVYCLAPPINMIEEKSDIETLDIPEPPPNSGYESQLRLRLSTGKDLKLVVRSTDTVYHMKRRLHAAEGVEPASQRWFFSGRPLTDKMKLEELKIPKDYVVQVIMSQPLQNPTPVEN
- the UBTD2 gene encoding ubiquitin domain-containing protein 2 isoform X2, with protein sequence MTDGQLRSKRDEFWDTAPAFEGRKEIWDALKAAAHAFENNDHELAQAIIDGANITLPHGALTECYDELGNRYQLPVYCLAPPINMIEEKSDIETLDIPEPPPNSGYESQLRLRLSTGKDLKLVVRSTDTVYHMKRRLHAAEGVEPASQRWFFSGRPLTDKMKLEELKIPKDYVVQVIMSQPLQNPTPVEN
- the UBTD2 gene encoding ubiquitin domain-containing protein 2 isoform X3, with protein sequence MGGCVGAQHDSSGSLNENSEGTGGRYKLQATYNIAKLNQYLSRSSDWSTFALGRNQPLKKEKPKWKSDYPMTDGQLRSKRDEFWDTAPAFEGRKEIWDALKAAAHAFENNDHELAQAIIDGANITLPHGALTECYDELGNRYQLPVYCLAPPINMIEEKSDIETLDIPEPPPNSGYESQLRLRLSTGKDLKLVVRSTDTVYHMKRRLHAAEGVEPASQRWFFSGRPLTDKMKLEELKIPKDYVVQVIMSQPLQNPTPVEN